CAGGTACGGCACCGGGCTCTTGTAGCCGAGGTCGGTGGCGATGCCCTGGTCGATGACCTGCCGGACCAGGCCCTGCTCGATCGTCGCGGTCATCCGGGTGATCTCCTCGACCACGGCGACGACGCCTTGCACGTCGTCGCCGCGGAGCACACCGAGGTGGGTGCGGGTGAGCCCGGCGACCTGCTCACGCAGGGACAGCACACGTTCCCACACCGCGTCCGCGGTGTCAGGTGCCGTCATGTCGCCGTCCATAACCGAATTCTAGACCCCGGCGGTGGCAATAGATCGGGAAATATCGGACACCCGACCAGCGTATAATGTCACGGGTGGATAACGGTTCCGAAGGTTTAGCGAGAGGCGACGCAAGGTGCCGAAGAGGGTCCGTTACCAGCAGGTGAACCAGGGAGTGTGGCAGCCACAGAGCTGCCTCACCCCGTAGACGCGCGGTTTTATGGGGTCGGTCGCCGGGTGTCAAGGAACCGCCAGACCGGTAATCCCACAAAAGTCGTTGTGCGGTTTCTTGACACCCGGCGACCGACCCCCACAATCAAGAAAGGGGTGAGGCAGCGGACCCACAGCAGCCGGCCCACAGCACCACAGCAAACCCTAGAACAACCCCACCGTGTCGCCGTTCTCGTCCAGGTCGATGTGCGCCGCCGCCGGATCCGACCCGAGGCCCGGCATCGTCCGGACCTCGCCGCAGATGGGGTACACGAACCCCGCTCCCACCGACGCCCGTACCTCACGGACGGGAAGCGTCCAGCCCGTCGGCGCACCCTTGAGCGCAGGGTCGGACGACAGCGACAGGTGGGTCTTCGCCATGCACACCGGCAGGTCACTGAACCCCGCCCGCTCGTACATCGCCAGCTGGCGTGACGCCTGCGGCGTGTAGTCGACGCCATCCGCGCCGTAGACCTTCCGTGCCACGGTCTCGATCTTCTCCGGCAGGCTGTAGCCGTCGGGATAGAGCAGCTCGAACGCGCTCGGCTCGTCCGCCGCTTCGACCACGGCCTCGGCGAGGTCGACGGCTCCGTCGCCGCCCTCGGCGAAGTGGTTCGCGACGGCGAAGCGGGCGCCGAGCTCCTCGGCGACCCGGCGGATGACCGCGTACTCCGACGCGTGGTCCGTCGGGAACGCGTTGACCGCCACGACGGCCGGGATGCCGTGCAGGCGGATGTTCTCGATCTGCTTGCGCAGGTTCGACGCCCCGGCGGCGACGTCGTCGGGGTTCTCGGCCAGCAGGGCGTCGGGCAACGGCCTGCCTGCGACGATCCGGTACTTGCCCGAGTGCGCCTTCAGCGCCCGCACCGTCGTGACGACGACGGCAGCGTCGGGCGCCTCGCCGGACGTGCGGCACTTGATGTTGAAGAAGCGCTCGGCTCCCATGTCGGCGCCGAACCCCGCTTCGGTCACCACGTACTCGCCGGCGCGGAGCGCGATGAGGTCGGCGACGACAGACGAGTTGCCGGTCGCGATGTTGCCGAACGGTCCGCAGTGCACGAGGGCCGGCGTGTTCTCCAGCGTCTGGACGAGGTTCGGCTTGATCGCCTCACGGAGCAGCACGGCCATCACGCCCGCCGCGTGCAGCTCCTCGGCCGTGACCGGCTCACCGCCGGCGGTGTAGCCGACGACGATGCGGCCGAGGCGTGCACGCAGGTCCTGCAGCGACGTCGTGAGGGCCAGCGTCGCCATCACCTCGGACGCGGCCGTGATGTCGAAGCCGGTCTGGCGCGGCACCCCGTCGGCCCACGCGCCGAGACCGACGATGATGTTGCGCAACGCACGGTCGTTGACGTCGAGCACACGCCGCCACGTGATGCTCGACGGGTCGAGTCCCAGCGCGTTGCCGTGGTGCAGGTGGTTGTCCACCATGGCGGAGAGCTGGTTGTGCGCCGCGGTCACGGCGTGCATGTCGCCGGTGAGATGGATGTTCAGCTTCTCCATCGGGACGACCTGGCTGTAGCCGCCGCCGGCCGCGCCGCCCTTGATCCCCAGCGCCGGTCCCATCGAGGCCTGCCTGATCGTCACCACCGCGGTGCGGCCGATGCGGTTCAGGCCCTGGGCGAGGCCGACGGTAGTCGTCGTCTTCCCCTCGCCGAGCGGCGTCGGCGTGATCGCACTCACCACGATGTATTTTGCCCGCGGACGGTCGGCGAGCTCCTCGATCGCGTCGAGGCTCACCTTCATGACGTCACGGCCGTACGGTTCGAGGAGATGGGACCCGAGTCCCATTGCATTGGCGATGTCCTCGACCGGTTTCAGCGAGGCACGTCGCGCGATGTCGAGATTGCTCGGAATTCCCATCGCGACCTCCCACGATAAGCGTGGCGTCGGGCACGTCCGAGCGGTAGGAACCAATATCCGATCAGCTCATCATGAGAACCTATTACGGCGGGCGTTCACCACCAGCCGCCGCGGTTGAATGCCTCGCGCCGGGTGTCGACGCCGGCGGTCGCGACGTCGGCTCCCGGACGCGACGACGCGCGCATCCGTACGTTCGCGACGCTCTCGCTCTTGCGCCGGACCCTCGACGCCACGGCGTGCAGGCGTCGCGGCGGCGCCGCACCGTCCGACTCCGCGAGGGCGATCTCGACCAGTGTCGCCGCCGGAAGCGGAAGGTCGACACTCGTCCGCCAGACGGCACGCAGCCGCCGGGTGAGGTCGACGTCCGCGACGGGCACCGTGACGAGCCGTCCCGTCCGCCGCTCGTCCTCGACGCTGCGCAGGCTGATCACCGCTGCACCGACCCCCGCGGCCACCGCCTGCTTCACCGCGGTGGTCGACGCGAGCTCGAGGTGCGGCACGCCCTCGCACAGCTCGCCGAGCTCGCGGTCGAGGACCTCCCGCGCACCGGAACCTCGTTCGCGCAGCACGAGCACGCCGGCGGCGAGCTCGCCGGCGGTGAGCGGGCGCCGCAGGCCGGCCCACGGGTGGGTCGGTGCCACGATGACGCCGAGCTCGTCGCTCACGACGGGGCGGTCCATCAGCCCCGCGTGCGGGCACGGGTCACCGACGAACCCGACGTCGACCTCGCCGCTGCGGACGCGTTGCGCGACCTCGTGCGAGTTCTCCACCCGCAGCTCCACGGTCACCTCGGGCAACCGGGCCCGCAGGGACGTCAACCAGCGCGGCATGAGGTACTCCGCCGTGGTCAGCCCGGCCGCGACGCGCAGCCACCCGTGCTCGGCGTCGCGCAGGGCGGCCGTTCCCGTCAGCAGGTCGGACGCGGCGTCGACGACGACGCGGCCCCAGCGGGCGACCCGCACCCCTGCCGGCGTGAGGCGCGAGCCGGAAGGAGAGCGTTCGAGCAACCGCAGACCCAGCCTCCGCTCGACCGCCTGGATCCGCGCGCTCGCCGCGGGTTGGGAGATCCGGTGCTCACGTGCCGCCTTGCCGAGGCTGCCGAGCCGCTGGACGGTGAGCAGCAGGTCGAGATCGGTGAGGTCGAGCAGACCGGGCGGTAGGACCATGGGAGGAACCTCTTCCGGGGACTTGGCGGAGCGGTCACGGAGAGTCGATGTCCGGGACCCTCACCACGCCACCTCGAGCCGACGGCGACACCGACCCCCGCGTCTGCGGCCACGGAGAGATCTCCGCATCCGCCACCTCCAAGCGTCAGCGCCCGGTTCCCTGCGCGGGCCGGGCACCGCCCGGCCTCACCCGAGTCAAGCACCGGGGCGCGGACGCCGAAAGAGCACTGCGTACGCAATAGAGCACGACCGTTGTGCAGATCTGCACACATACCGCAGAATCGTCACCGATGACGCGATTACGGGCAGACGACCTGCTCTACCTGCTCGAGGTCGTCAGAACCGGCCGTTTGGTCGACGCCGCCCAGCGGCTCGGCGTCGACCACACCACCGTCGCGCGCCGCATCGGCGCACTCGAGAAGGCCGTCGGGCACCGGCTGGTCGACCGCACGGCGCGCGGATGGCGGCTCACCGACAACGGCGAGGAGCTGCTCACCCACGCCGAGGCGGTCGAGACGGCGGTCCACTCCGTCACGCGGGCCGACGCCAGCTCGCGCAGCAACCTCGGTGGGACCGTGCGCATCGCCGCACCCGACGGGCTCGGCTGCACGGTGGTGCCCGACGCCGTCGTCGACCTGCGGCACCGGCATCCGCAGCTGGAGTTCGAGCTCACCACCGCCACGCGGCGCTTCGACATCACCTCGCGCGACTACGACGTGGCGATCACCCTGCAACGTGCGCAGTCGCGCCGGCTCGTCGTGCAGCACCTCACCGACTACCGCATGGGCCTGTACGCCACGCGCGACTACCTCGCGACGCATCCGCCCGTCAGGTCCCGGGAAGACCTCGGACAGCACGCGCTCATCTGGTACGTCGAGTCGCTGCTCGAGGTCGCCGAGCTCGACATCTTCGAGACCCACGTGCTGCCGCGACGACCGGTCCTCAGGAGCTCCAACGTCTCCGCCCAGCTCCGGTTCGTCACCGCGCACGGCGGCATCGGGTTCCTGCCACGCTTCCTGGTGATGGACCGGCCGGATCTCGTGCCCGTGCTGCCCGACGTCGTGTCGGCACGCCGCACGATGTGGCTCGTCGCACGCAGGGAGTCGCTCGGCCTCGCCCGCGTCGCGACCACCGTCGACGCGCTCATCGCGTACGCATCGACGTTGCAGGAGACGCTCGGCGTCGGTCCCGGCGCTGACCCGCAGCCGCTCACCCAGCGCTGACGTCGAGCCCACCCAGGTGCCAACGAACGGTTATGAGCTCATCCGCACTCACCAGGTACCGGGCATTCGTGCACGTTGGCATAGTTCGACGGGTACCCCGCTGGGAGGGATCGCCATGACAGAGGTCCGTACGCAGCCCCCCTCCACGACACCGGAGTCACAGGGGCTCAATCTCATCGACACCGACGTGCACGAACGGGCAGACCTGCGCGCGCTGCTCCCGTACCTGGACCCGATCTGGCGCAAGTACATCACCGACTTCGAGTGGCAGCCCGACCGCGTGCTGCCGTTCGCGCAGTACTCCGCCGGCGGTCTCGACCGCGCCGACGCGAAGCTTCCCGACGGCAGCCCGGGCGGGTCCGACTACAACCTGATGCGGCAGCAGCTGCTCGACGAGTACGACATGGACTACGCCGTCCTCACCGGGTGGCTCGACGCGTCCGCGCTTCACCCCGGCTGGCCCGAGTTCAAGACCGGGCTGATGTCCGCGTACAACGACTGGCAGATCGAGAACTGGGTCGAACGTGACCCGCGGATCCTCGGCTCCGTCCACGTGAACTGTCACGATCCTGCCGGTGCCGCGCGTGAGATCGACCGCGTCGGCTCGCACCCCAAGGTCGTGCAGGTCGCCCTGTACATCGGCGACAAGCCGTTCGGCGACCCGTACTACCACCCCATCTTCGAGGCAGCGGTACGCAACAACCTTCCGATCGGCATCCACCACAGCGAGAACTCGCCGACCGCGCTCGGGTACCACCGCTACTACATCGAGTGGCACACCCTCGTGCCGCAGGTGTTCATGTCGGAGATGGTCAGCCTCATCTTCAACGGTGTCTTCGACAAGTACCCGGAGCTGAAGGTCATCATGATCGAGGGTGGCGTCAGCTACGTCCCGCACCTGATGATGCGTGCCGACCAGCAGTACAAGCAGCTGCGCTCCGAGGTGCCGTGGGTGAAGCGGATGCCCAGCGACATCATCAGGGACCACTTCCGCTTCTCCACCCAGCCGATGGAGGAGATGACGAGCGAGGCGTTCCTCCGGATGATCGACCAGCTCGGGTCCGAGGACCTCTTCTGCTTCGCCACCGACTACCCGCACTGGGACTTCGACTCCCCGTGGGAGGCATTGCCCCGCGACCTCCCCGAGGGCCTGCGGAAGAAGATCTTCTACCAGAACGCCAAGGACCTCTACCCGAAGATGCCGGCGCTCCGCACGCCCTGAGCCGCGAGACCGACGTCAACACCGGCTGCCTTCGGCGGCTTCGCAGAGAGAGAGGGGTCGATGTGAAGCAGGTGGTCTGCCGCAAGGACGAGCTCGGCCCCGGGTGCATGACCCGGGCACAGCTCGGACCGATTCGCATCGCGGTGATCCGAACGAGGAACGGCAGCCTGCACGCGGTCGCGGCCAAGTGCCTCCACCAGGGCGGCCCGCTCGACCTCGGACGGTTGTACGACCACCACGCGACCGGTGAGGTCGGCGAGTACACCGTCGACCTCGAGCGCACCGTCCTCAAGTGTCCGTGGCACGGGTACGAGTACGACGTCAGCACCGGTCGCACGGTGTTCGACGAGAAGCGGTGCGTGCCGACGTTCGTCGCCCGCGAGGACGGCGACGACATCGTCGTCGAGCTGGGGAGTCCACCCAGACGGTGACCACACCGGGTCACACACGGATCAGAGTTGATCACGGGGACGGGTCAGGAGGAGCACGATGAAGGAACCCGTCGGAGGTGCCCGGCCGCGAGACGAGCAGCCGGACGACGTGCCGCCGGAGGCCGGTGAGATCCAGGGCAAGGCGTCCGGGCAGAAGCTGCGCATCCCGTTCCGGCAGTCGCTGCTCGTGGCGTTGGCCGCCGGCGTGGGCTACGGCTTCGACGCGTACGCGGTCAACATCTACGGACTCGTCCTGCCCCACATCCGCGAGAGCCTCGACGTCAGCCTCAAACACCCTCGGCACGATCGGCTCGATCTTCCTGGTGGGCTATACCGTCGGCACAATCGGCTTCGGGATCGCCGCCGACAAGTTCGGCCGCCGCGACACCCTCGGGCTGTCGATCCTGGTGTACGGCGCGACCACCGCGCTCGGCGGCCTGACGCAGAACATCGGGCTGTTCGGCGCACTCCGCTTCCTCACCGGCGTCGGCGGCGCGGGAGAGCTCGCGGTCGGCGCACCGTACACGTGCGAGATGTGGCCCAAACGGGTCCGCGCGATCGGGACGGGCGGGATCATGTTCTCGCTCTACTCGCTGGGCTACATCATGGCCGGCGGCGCCGCGCTCGTCATCGTGCCGAGGTGGGGCTGGGAGTGGACGTTCATCTTCGCGGCCGCCCCGGCGCTGATCATCTTCGTCATGCGTCGCTTCCTCAGCGAGTCGGTCCGCTACGTCATCGCCAAGGTCGAGGCCGAGGTCGAGGCGAAGAAGGCGGCGGCGACCAAGAAGCCGAAGATCTGGCAGATCCCCGGCGCGAAGAAGCACATCGCGATCGGCTGGATGATCTACACGGCCAACGCGGTCGGGTACTGGGGCATGACCGTCTTCCTCACGACGTTCATGGTGGAGAAGTTCGGTGTCACGACGGCCAAGGCCATCACCTACGCGATGCTCTTCTACGTCGTGCAGTTCTTCTTCTGCTACATCGGCACCGCGCTCGCCGACTTCGTCGGCCGCCGGTTCTCCGCCATCCTCGGCGCGGTCATCATGATGGTCTGCACCGCGGCGGGCGCCCTCAGCGACACGTTGGGCCTGTACCTGATCTTCGGCGGGACCTCCATCGCGATGCTCGGCTGGCTGTGGGGTGTCGGCGACACCTACATCTCCGAGCTGTTCCCGACGCGGGTGCGCGGCACCGGCTTCGGGATCTCCGTCGGCGGCGGCCGGGTGATGTCGATCTTCGCGCCGGTCCTCGTCGGCTGGGGCATCACGACCTTCGGGCCGACGGCGCCGTACCTCGCGTTCACCGGACTGTGGATCCTCACGATCGTGGGCTACGCCCTCGGTCCGGAGACCGCGAACAAGGAACTGGAAGAGATCTCCCTCGAGGAGGAACCGACCGTGCCAGGACAGACCCGCGTATCCGAGGGGAGCTGATCGAGATGACGGACCAGAAGGCACAGAAGCGCAGGAAGGTCACCATCCCGTCGCTCATGTCGAAGATGGCGGCCGAGGACCCGATCGTCCAGATGGCCATCTACGACTACCGCTCGGCGGTGATCGCGGACCGGCTCGGCGGCATCGACATCCTGTGCGTGTCCGACACTGGCGGCATGATCCTCTTCGGTCACAAGGACACCACGTCCGTGACGTTCGACGAGGTCATGAGCATGGCCAAGGCCGTGCAACGCGGCTCGAAGTACGGCCTGCGCATGGTCGACATGCCGTACTGGAGCTTCCACGTCTCCGCCGCCCAGGCGGTCGAGAACGCGGGACGCTTCGTGCACGAGGCCGGCGCCGAGGTGATGAAGTGCGAGGGCAACCAGCACCATGCCCCGAACATCGAGGCGATCGTAAAGGCCGGCATCCCCGTCCAGGGACATATCGGCGTCACCCCGATGCGGATGGCGCAGCTCGGCGGCTTCCGCGCACAGGGCAAGACCGCCGACACCGCGAAGGCGCTCGTCGACGACGCGTGGGCGATGGTCGACGCCGGCTGCTTCTCGATCCTCTGCGAGGTCACCACTGACGACGTCGCGCAGTACCTCGCGGAGACACTGCCCGTCCCGGTGATCTCGCTCGGCGCGGGCAGCAAGACCCACGGCGTGCACATCATCACGAGCGACCTGTTCCACATGTACGAGGAGCACACGCCGCGGCACTCGAAGATCTACTTCGACATCATCCCCGTCTTCGAGGACGTGTTCACGCAGTACCGCGACGAGGTGAAGAAGCGGGTCTACCCCGGCCCGGAGCACACGGTCTTCATGGCCGAGGACGAGCGCAAGAAGTTCCTCGAGCTGATGAACGGCTAGACCTCTCATGACCCAGCAGACGGACTTCGTCGAGGTCGACGTCGGCGCGCTGGCGGACGGCCAGATGATGCGCGTCGACGTCGGCGGCCGGCGCGTCCTGCTGGCCAGGGTCGACGGAGAGCTGCACGCGATCGACGCGGTCTGCACCCACGAGCGTGCGTACCTCGACGAGGGCGCGCTCGTCGGGCACGTCGTCTACTGCCCGCTCCACTACAGCGCCTTCGACGTGCGGTCGGGCGAGGTGCTCGGTCCGCCCGCGGACCGGTCGACGCAGCGGTACACAGTCGAGGTCGTCGACGGCTCGGCGCGGATCAGCACCGAGCCTGCGACCGCCGGGGACGACGGCGCGGGCACGACGGACGACACGGCTCCGGTCACGGCAGACGTGCGCACGTTGCCGGCGGAGCGGCCGAGGACGCTGCACTCGAGGATGGTCGACCCGATCGACCGCCTCGTCTGGCCGGAGCGTCTTGCCACGAGGATCCACGCCGCGATCGGACCGCTGCGCCTGCGGCTGGCGCGTGCGGGGCTGATGGACCTGCTGCACGGTCGGTGGCTCGGGCACGCACTGCACCCGGCGCTGAGTGACATGCCGATCGGCCTCTGGGCCGGCTCGCTGCTGCTCTACCTGGTGGGCTGGTCCGGCGCCGCCGTCCTGCTGAGCATCGTGGGGATCGCCGCCGCGCTCGGGGCGGCCGCGACGGGCACCGCCGACTGGACGGCCACCGACGGGCACGAACGACGCGTCGGCCTCGTGCACGGCCTCGTCATGCTCGGCGCGCTGCTCGTGCAGTGCGGCTCGGTCGTCGCCCATTTCGCCGGCGGTCACGTCGTGGCGGTGATCCTCTCCGCCGCGAGCATCGCCGTCACCCTCGGCGCCGCGTACCTCGGCGGCCACCTGGTGCTCGGCCGGGGCACGATGGTCGACCACACGGCCTGGCCCGAGCACGCGCCCGGATGGGAGCGGGCACTCGCCGAGGACGAGCTCGGCCTCGGCGCGACCGTCCCCGTCGACGTGGGGCAGCGCAAGGTCCTGCTGCACCGCGACGGCGACGACCGGATCTCCGCGATCGAGGCGGTGTGCAGCCACGCGGGCGCGCCGCTCGCCCTCGGCGCGACGTGCGAGGGCGTGGTCACCTGCCCGTGGCACGACTCGCGGTTCCGGCTGCGCGACGGCGCCGTCCTGCGCGGTCCCGCGACGTTCCCGCAGCCGGCGCTCGACGTCCGGGTCGCGGACGGGTGGATCGAGGTACGGTCCCCGCGTCCCGCCGCGCCGGACGTCCGTTGACACTGGCCCGGTGAGCCAGGAGGTCGTGACCACCGGGGTGTGGGTGGCGGGGGCGGTCATCGCCCTCGCCGCCGGCTACGTGCAGGGCCTCACCGGGCTCGGCTTCGCGATCGTGTTCACCCCGCTGTACGTCCTGTTCGTCCCGCGGCCGCACGAGGTCGTCCTGCTCTCCCTCCTGCTCGGCACCGTGCTGAGCCTCGGCGTCCTGGCCGACAGCCGCAGGGCGTTCCGGGTCAGACGTTCGGTGCCGCTGCTCGTCGGCGCCGCGGTCGGCACGCCCGCCGGCGTCGCCGTGCTCTCGTTCGTCCCGAACGACGCGCTCACGATCCTCATCGCCGTGACCGCGCTCGTCGCCGCGGCCCTGTGGATCGTCCGGCTCCCCCCGCCGACGAGCCACGAGACCGCCGCCGTCGGCCTCGCGGGACTGCTCGGTGGCTTCCTCAACGGCAGCACCAGCATGGGCGGACCGCCGCCCGCCCTCGTGGCGTCGATGCAGCGCTGGCCGGTCCAGGAGAGCCGTGCGGCCCTCACGACGTTCAACCTGGCCAGCTACGTCATCGCGGTCGCCGTCGGTCTCACCGCCGGGCTCGCCGACGGCGGCTTCCTGCTTCGCGGCCTCCTGCTGCTACCCGTGGCGATCGGCGGCAGCATCCTCGGCGCGTGGTCCGCCAGGCGCGTGTCGCGCCAGGCGTTCGGCCGCGTCCTCGCCGGTGTGGTCTGCGTGGCAGGCGTACTCGCACTGGTGTCGACGTTCACCTGACGCCGGTACGCGTCAGCCGTGTGCCGCCAGGATCTCGCGGTGCAGGTCGAGGAGCCTCGGGACGTCGTCCCGCTCCGCGCGCGCCATGCCGCACTCCGTGCAGATCCCCCATTCCCGGCCACCCAGGTGCTGGTCGACGACCCTGACCTGCTCGGCCGTGGTACCCGGCTCCTGCCCGTCGGGGTGGTACGGCACGAGGGCGAGGTACAGCTCCGTCTCGGCCGGCACCGCGAGCCCGCTCAGCGGCGCGAAGAACGCCGCGTCGGCACGGTTCTGCGGCACCGTGAACGCGAAGAAGCTCACCGGCCGCCGCGCTCCCGCGACGACCGCGTTGGTCACCCGCACCTGCAGCTCGAGCGACTCCGGCTCCTTGAAGTGCCGGTGCCCGTAGTCGCCGTAGCACAGGTGCAGACCCACGGGCACGTCGTCGGGAACCTCGTCGACGCAACGGACGAGGCGTTCGACCACGGCCTCGAACGGAAAGCGCTCGCCGCCCTCGAAGCCGCCCTCCAGGATCCCGAACTCGACGGCGACGTCCCACTGCACCGCGACGTCGTCGTGCGGGACCGAGGCGAGGAACCGGCCGAGGTCGGCGAACAGCACCCGCTCGTACGAAGGCTCGAGCCTCAGCTGGTCGTCGGCCACGACCCAGGCGCCGATCGACGCGAGCGGAGTCGGG
The sequence above is drawn from the Streptosporangiales bacterium genome and encodes:
- a CDS encoding formate--tetrahydrofolate ligase, whose product is MGIPSNLDIARRASLKPVEDIANAMGLGSHLLEPYGRDVMKVSLDAIEELADRPRAKYIVVSAITPTPLGEGKTTTTVGLAQGLNRIGRTAVVTIRQASMGPALGIKGGAAGGGYSQVVPMEKLNIHLTGDMHAVTAAHNQLSAMVDNHLHHGNALGLDPSSITWRRVLDVNDRALRNIIVGLGAWADGVPRQTGFDITAASEVMATLALTTSLQDLRARLGRIVVGYTAGGEPVTAEELHAAGVMAVLLREAIKPNLVQTLENTPALVHCGPFGNIATGNSSVVADLIALRAGEYVVTEAGFGADMGAERFFNIKCRTSGEAPDAAVVVTTVRALKAHSGKYRIVAGRPLPDALLAENPDDVAAGASNLRKQIENIRLHGIPAVVAVNAFPTDHASEYAVIRRVAEELGARFAVANHFAEGGDGAVDLAEAVVEAADEPSAFELLYPDGYSLPEKIETVARKVYGADGVDYTPQASRQLAMYERAGFSDLPVCMAKTHLSLSSDPALKGAPTGWTLPVREVRASVGAGFVYPICGEVRTMPGLGSDPAAAHIDLDENGDTVGLF
- a CDS encoding LysR family transcriptional regulator — translated: MVLPPGLLDLTDLDLLLTVQRLGSLGKAAREHRISQPAASARIQAVERRLGLRLLERSPSGSRLTPAGVRVARWGRVVVDAASDLLTGTAALRDAEHGWLRVAAGLTTAEYLMPRWLTSLRARLPEVTVELRVENSHEVAQRVRSGEVDVGFVGDPCPHAGLMDRPVVSDELGVIVAPTHPWAGLRRPLTAGELAAGVLVLRERGSGAREVLDRELGELCEGVPHLELASTTAVKQAVAAGVGAAVISLRSVEDERRTGRLVTVPVADVDLTRRLRAVWRTSVDLPLPAATLVEIALAESDGAAPPRRLHAVASRVRRKSESVANVRMRASSRPGADVATAGVDTRREAFNRGGWW
- a CDS encoding LysR family transcriptional regulator, yielding MTRLRADDLLYLLEVVRTGRLVDAAQRLGVDHTTVARRIGALEKAVGHRLVDRTARGWRLTDNGEELLTHAEAVETAVHSVTRADASSRSNLGGTVRIAAPDGLGCTVVPDAVVDLRHRHPQLEFELTTATRRFDITSRDYDVAITLQRAQSRRLVVQHLTDYRMGLYATRDYLATHPPVRSREDLGQHALIWYVESLLEVAELDIFETHVLPRRPVLRSSNVSAQLRFVTAHGGIGFLPRFLVMDRPDLVPVLPDVVSARRTMWLVARRESLGLARVATTVDALIAYASTLQETLGVGPGADPQPLTQR
- a CDS encoding amidohydrolase family protein; its protein translation is MTEVRTQPPSTTPESQGLNLIDTDVHERADLRALLPYLDPIWRKYITDFEWQPDRVLPFAQYSAGGLDRADAKLPDGSPGGSDYNLMRQQLLDEYDMDYAVLTGWLDASALHPGWPEFKTGLMSAYNDWQIENWVERDPRILGSVHVNCHDPAGAAREIDRVGSHPKVVQVALYIGDKPFGDPYYHPIFEAAVRNNLPIGIHHSENSPTALGYHRYYIEWHTLVPQVFMSEMVSLIFNGVFDKYPELKVIMIEGGVSYVPHLMMRADQQYKQLRSEVPWVKRMPSDIIRDHFRFSTQPMEEMTSEAFLRMIDQLGSEDLFCFATDYPHWDFDSPWEALPRDLPEGLRKKIFYQNAKDLYPKMPALRTP
- a CDS encoding Rieske 2Fe-2S domain-containing protein, with the protein product MKQVVCRKDELGPGCMTRAQLGPIRIAVIRTRNGSLHAVAAKCLHQGGPLDLGRLYDHHATGEVGEYTVDLERTVLKCPWHGYEYDVSTGRTVFDEKRCVPTFVAREDGDDIVVELGSPPRR
- a CDS encoding 3-methyl-2-oxobutanoate hydroxymethyltransferase, yielding MTDQKAQKRRKVTIPSLMSKMAAEDPIVQMAIYDYRSAVIADRLGGIDILCVSDTGGMILFGHKDTTSVTFDEVMSMAKAVQRGSKYGLRMVDMPYWSFHVSAAQAVENAGRFVHEAGAEVMKCEGNQHHAPNIEAIVKAGIPVQGHIGVTPMRMAQLGGFRAQGKTADTAKALVDDAWAMVDAGCFSILCEVTTDDVAQYLAETLPVPVISLGAGSKTHGVHIITSDLFHMYEEHTPRHSKIYFDIIPVFEDVFTQYRDEVKKRVYPGPEHTVFMAEDERKKFLELMNG
- a CDS encoding Rieske 2Fe-2S domain-containing protein, yielding MTQQTDFVEVDVGALADGQMMRVDVGGRRVLLARVDGELHAIDAVCTHERAYLDEGALVGHVVYCPLHYSAFDVRSGEVLGPPADRSTQRYTVEVVDGSARISTEPATAGDDGAGTTDDTAPVTADVRTLPAERPRTLHSRMVDPIDRLVWPERLATRIHAAIGPLRLRLARAGLMDLLHGRWLGHALHPALSDMPIGLWAGSLLLYLVGWSGAAVLLSIVGIAAALGAAATGTADWTATDGHERRVGLVHGLVMLGALLVQCGSVVAHFAGGHVVAVILSAASIAVTLGAAYLGGHLVLGRGTMVDHTAWPEHAPGWERALAEDELGLGATVPVDVGQRKVLLHRDGDDRISAIEAVCSHAGAPLALGATCEGVVTCPWHDSRFRLRDGAVLRGPATFPQPALDVRVADGWIEVRSPRPAAPDVR
- a CDS encoding TSUP family transporter; amino-acid sequence: MSQEVVTTGVWVAGAVIALAAGYVQGLTGLGFAIVFTPLYVLFVPRPHEVVLLSLLLGTVLSLGVLADSRRAFRVRRSVPLLVGAAVGTPAGVAVLSFVPNDALTILIAVTALVAAALWIVRLPPPTSHETAAVGLAGLLGGFLNGSTSMGGPPPALVASMQRWPVQESRAALTTFNLASYVIAVAVGLTAGLADGGFLLRGLLLLPVAIGGSILGAWSARRVSRQAFGRVLAGVVCVAGVLALVSTFT